From Skermanella sp. TT6, a single genomic window includes:
- a CDS encoding cyclic nucleotide-binding domain-containing protein produces the protein MSLAEEVELLRRIPMFANVETSKLKLLAFTSERVAFHAGDMLFTQNEMGSSAFIIVDGEADVRVDTPNGPLTVAKVGRNDFIGEIAILCDVPRTASVVAVTDMTTLCISKDLFFRMVTEFPQMAVEIMRVLAQRLENTTRQLREAVAHGGPPHT, from the coding sequence GTGAGTCTTGCCGAAGAAGTCGAACTGCTGCGCAGGATCCCCATGTTCGCCAACGTGGAGACCAGCAAGCTGAAGCTGCTGGCCTTCACCAGCGAGCGAGTCGCCTTCCACGCCGGCGACATGCTTTTCACCCAGAACGAAATGGGCAGCAGCGCGTTCATCATCGTGGACGGCGAGGCCGACGTAAGGGTCGATACGCCGAACGGACCGTTGACGGTCGCCAAGGTCGGCCGCAACGATTTCATCGGGGAAATCGCGATCCTGTGCGACGTGCCGCGTACCGCCAGCGTGGTCGCCGTGACCGACATGACCACGCTGTGCATTTCGAAGGACCTGTTCTTCCGCATGGTCACCGAGTTTCCGCAGATGGCGGTGGAGATCATGAGGGTGCTGGCCCAGCGCCTGGAGAACACGACCCGGCAGCTGCGCGAAGCCGTCGCCCACGGCGGTCCGCCGCACACGTGA